In Prunus dulcis chromosome 1, ALMONDv2, whole genome shotgun sequence, the following are encoded in one genomic region:
- the LOC117614095 gene encoding guanine nucleotide-binding protein alpha-1 subunit isoform X1, which produces MLSIVIENMGLLCSRNKHYNEADNEENAQTAEIERRIEQETKAEKHIQKLLLLGAGESGKSTIFKQIKLLFQTGFDEAELQSYISVIHANVYQTIKILYDGSKELAQNNRETYEISSENKEIGEKLSKIGGRLDYPRLTKELAQDIETLWKDAAIQETYARGNELQVPDCANYFMENLQRLADANYIPTKEDVLYARVRTTGVVEIQFSPVGENKKSGEVYRLFDVGGQRNERRKWIHLFEDVTAVIFCAAVSEYDQTLFEDESKNRMMETKELFDWVLKQPCFEKTSFMLFLNKFDIFEKKVLNVPLNVCDWFKDYQPVSTGKQEIEHAYEFVKKKFEELYFQSTTPDRVDRVFKIYRTTALDQKLVKKTFKLVDETLRRRNLFEAGLL; this is translated from the exons ATGCTATCTATTGTAATAGAAAATATGGGTTTACTCTGCAGCAGAAACAAGCATTACAACGAAGCGGACAACGAAGAGAATGCCCAG ACTGCAGAAATTGAAAGGCGAATTGAACAAGAAACGAAGGCTGAAAAGCATATCCAGAAACTTCTTCTACTTG GTGCTGGTGAGTCGGGGAAATCCACAATTTTTAAGCAG ATAAAGCTTCTGTTTCAAACTGGATTTGACGAGGCAGAGCTCCAGAGCTACATCTCAGTCATCCATGCCAATGTGTATCAGACCATAAAA ATATTGTATGACGGGTCAAAGGAACTTGCTCAGAATAACAGAGAAACGTATGAGATATCCAGTGAAAATAAG GAAATTGGAGAAAAACTATCAAAAATTGGTGGCAGATTGGATTATCCACGTCTCACAAAAGAGCTTGCACAGGATATAGAAACTCTTTGGAAAGATGCTGCAATTCAG GAAACATATGCCCGTGGTAATGAACTCCAAGTTCCTGATTGTGCCAACTATTTCATGGAAAATCTTCAAAGATTAGCTGACGCAAATTACATTCCAACCAAG GAGGATGTTCTTTATGCCAGAGTTCGTACTACTGGTGTTGTAGAGATCCAGTTCAg CCCTGTTggagaaaataagaaaagtggTGAAGTATATAGACTCTTCGATGTTGGAGGCCAGAGAAATGAGAGGAGGAAATGGATCCATCTATTTGAAGATGTTACAGCTGTAATATTTTGTGCTGCTGTTAGCGA GTATGATCAAACACTCTTTGAGGATGAAAGTAAGAATAGGATGATGGAGACAAAGGAGCTTTTTGACTGGGTCCTGAAGCAACCATGTTTCgag AAAACTTCCTTCATGCTGTTTTTAAACAAGTTTGATATATTCGAGAAGAAGGTTCTAAAT GTGCCACTTAACGTGTGTGACTGGTTCAAAGATTACCAGCCAGTTTCAACGGGAAAGCAAGAGATTGAACATGCATATGA gtttgtgaagaaaaaatttgagGAATTGTACTTTCAGAGCACGACCCCGGATCGTGTGGACCGGGTGTTTAAGATCTATAGAACCACTGCGCTTGATCAAAAGCTTGTGAAGAAGACTTTCAAGCTTGTGGATGAGACGTTGAGACGGAGAAATCTGTTCGAGGCCGGTTTATTGTGA
- the LOC117614095 gene encoding guanine nucleotide-binding protein alpha-1 subunit isoform X2 yields MPRLQKLKGELNKKRRLKSISRNFFYLIKLLFQTGFDEAELQSYISVIHANVYQTIKILYDGSKELAQNNRETYEISSENKEIGEKLSKIGGRLDYPRLTKELAQDIETLWKDAAIQETYARGNELQVPDCANYFMENLQRLADANYIPTKEDVLYARVRTTGVVEIQFSPVGENKKSGEVYRLFDVGGQRNERRKWIHLFEDVTAVIFCAAVSEYDQTLFEDESKNRMMETKELFDWVLKQPCFEKTSFMLFLNKFDIFEKKVLNVPLNVCDWFKDYQPVSTGKQEIEHAYEFVKKKFEELYFQSTTPDRVDRVFKIYRTTALDQKLVKKTFKLVDETLRRRNLFEAGLL; encoded by the exons ATGCCCAG ACTGCAGAAATTGAAAGGCGAATTGAACAAGAAACGAAGGCTGAAAAGCATATCCAGAAACTTCTTCTACTTG ATAAAGCTTCTGTTTCAAACTGGATTTGACGAGGCAGAGCTCCAGAGCTACATCTCAGTCATCCATGCCAATGTGTATCAGACCATAAAA ATATTGTATGACGGGTCAAAGGAACTTGCTCAGAATAACAGAGAAACGTATGAGATATCCAGTGAAAATAAG GAAATTGGAGAAAAACTATCAAAAATTGGTGGCAGATTGGATTATCCACGTCTCACAAAAGAGCTTGCACAGGATATAGAAACTCTTTGGAAAGATGCTGCAATTCAG GAAACATATGCCCGTGGTAATGAACTCCAAGTTCCTGATTGTGCCAACTATTTCATGGAAAATCTTCAAAGATTAGCTGACGCAAATTACATTCCAACCAAG GAGGATGTTCTTTATGCCAGAGTTCGTACTACTGGTGTTGTAGAGATCCAGTTCAg CCCTGTTggagaaaataagaaaagtggTGAAGTATATAGACTCTTCGATGTTGGAGGCCAGAGAAATGAGAGGAGGAAATGGATCCATCTATTTGAAGATGTTACAGCTGTAATATTTTGTGCTGCTGTTAGCGA GTATGATCAAACACTCTTTGAGGATGAAAGTAAGAATAGGATGATGGAGACAAAGGAGCTTTTTGACTGGGTCCTGAAGCAACCATGTTTCgag AAAACTTCCTTCATGCTGTTTTTAAACAAGTTTGATATATTCGAGAAGAAGGTTCTAAAT GTGCCACTTAACGTGTGTGACTGGTTCAAAGATTACCAGCCAGTTTCAACGGGAAAGCAAGAGATTGAACATGCATATGA gtttgtgaagaaaaaatttgagGAATTGTACTTTCAGAGCACGACCCCGGATCGTGTGGACCGGGTGTTTAAGATCTATAGAACCACTGCGCTTGATCAAAAGCTTGTGAAGAAGACTTTCAAGCTTGTGGATGAGACGTTGAGACGGAGAAATCTGTTCGAGGCCGGTTTATTGTGA
- the LOC117615237 gene encoding serine/threonine-protein kinase RIPK, with protein sequence MAHEKITWKCIIPGCYKSAARLEKRLQTDCKRTEILKQKPLLQKRLSLSDINDDPSSTLFADDLSNSVIGLNLHVFSLAELRVVTSNFSWSNLLGEGGFGPVFKGFVDDKLRPGLKPQPVAVKLLDLDGLQGHREWLAELIFLGQLRHPNLVKLIGYCCEDEHRLLVYEFMARGSLENQLFRSYSSALPWSKRMKIAVGAAKGLAFLHEADHKPVIFRDFKTSNILLDSDYTAKLSDFGLAKDGPEGEDTHITTRIIGTQGYAAPEYIMTGRLTTKSDVYSFGVVLLELLTGKWCIDKTRPNREQNLVEWAKPRLKDPRKLDRIIDPTMEGQYSTRGARKAAALAYACLSHQPKNRPMMRDVVMILEPLQNFNEGLIVRPFVYVAPNEEDSNSGIQGIITSDAQKDGKESWK encoded by the exons ATGGCTCATGAGAAGATCACATGGAAATGCATCATACCAGGCTGTTACAAAAGTGCTGCACGTTTAGAAAAACGGTTGCAGACAGATTGCAAAAGAACAGAAATTCTGAAACAAAAACCTTTGCTGCAGAAGAGGCTTTCCCTCTCGGATATAAATGATGATCCCAGCTCAACGCTCTTTGCAGATGATCTTTCCAACTCTGTCATCGGCCTTAATCTTCATGTTTTTTCGTTAGCGGAGCTTAGAGTTGTCACAAGTAATTTCTCATGGAGTAATCTGCTTGGTGAGGGCGGGTTTGGACCGGTGTTCAAGGGGTTTGTTGATGACAAGCTTAGGCCTGGATTGAAGCCTCAGCCTGTAGCTGTCAAGCTGTTAGACTTGGATGGCTTGCAGGGCCATAGAGAGTGGCTG GCAGAGCTTATATTTCTTGGACAGCTGAGGCATCCTAATCTTGTTAAGCTGATTGGATATTGTTGTGAAGATGAGCACAGGCTTCTTGTATATGAATTCATGGCAAGAGGAAGCTTAGAAAACCAACTTTTCAGAA GCTATTCTTCTGCTCTGCCGTGGtcgaaaagaatgaaaatcgCTGTTGGAGCGGCTAAGGGCCTAGCCTTTCTCCATGAAGCCGATCATAAGCCTGTCATATTCAGAGATTTTAAGACTTCAAATATTCTGCTGGACTCT GATTATACAGCTAAACTTTCAGATTTTGGGTTAGCAAAGGATGGTCCAGAAGGAGAAGACACACACATAACCACACGTATAATAGGAACACAGGGGTATGCAGCTCCAGAATACATCATGACAG GTCGATTGACAACCAAGAGTGATGTGTATAGTTTTGGAGTTGTTCTGTTAGAGCTGCTGACAGGTAAATGGTGCATAGATAAAACCCGCCCAAATCGAGAACAGAACCTTGTAGAATGGGCAAAGCCTCGCTTGAAGGACCCCAGAAAGCTTGACCGGATTATAGACCCAACAATGGAGGGACAATACTCCACAAGAGGGGCTCGAAAGGCGGCTGCATTGGCTTACGCATGCCTGAGCCACCAGCCAAAGAATAGGCCAATGATGAGAGATGTGGTCATGATCTTGGAGCCTCTTCAGAACTTCAATGAAGGGTTAATTGTTAGGCCATTTGTTTATGTAGCACCAAATGAGGAGGATAGTAATTCTGGCATACAAGGCATTATAACAAGTGACGCACAAAAGGATGGCAAAGAAAGTTGGAAGTAG
- the LOC117614461 gene encoding pimeloyl-[acyl-carrier protein] methyl ester esterase-like produces MLPYFLSPVSLYAIYVRRCFTASGLSQQTLQLDNETTLHFWGPNPKFSQATLKKPSLVLIHGFGPVAMWQWRNQVQFFFPRFNVYIPDLVFFGDSTTTSAERSEVFQAASVAKLMEKAGVERFSVIGTSYGGFVAYHVARMWPERVEKVVIASSGVNMRRGDNEKLLRRAKLEKIEHLMLPATAVQLQTLIGLAMSRRVDVIPRFLLNDFVQKLYSDKRKEKMELLKGLTLGRDDTPNLSPLPSKEVLIVWGDKDQIFPLEMATELKELLGPKTRLEVIKNTSHVPQVENPIQFNNIVESFLCDS; encoded by the exons atGCTACCTTACTTTCTCAGCCCTGTCTCATTATATGCCATCTACGTACGCCGTTGCTTCACCGCCTCCGGCCTCTCGCAACAAACCCTACAACTCGACAATGAGACCACCCTCCACTTCTGGGGTCCCAACCCCAAATTTTCTCAAGCCACCCTGAAAAAGCCTTCCCTGGTTCTAATCCACGGCTTTGGCCCCGTCGCCATGTGGCAGTGGCGGAACCAAGTCCAGTTCTTCTTCCCCCGCTTCAACGTCTACATCCCCGACCTCGTCTTCTTCGGCGACTCCACCACCACGTCAGCAGAGAGAAGCGAGGTCTTTCAGGCAGCCTCCGTGGCGAAGCTGATGGAGAAGGCGGGTGTGGAGAGGTTCAGTGTCATTGGGACGAGCTACGGAGGGTTTGTGGCGTACCACGTGGCGAGGATGTGGCCGGAGAGAGTGGAGAAGGTGGTGATTGCCAGCTCTGGGGTTAACATGAGAAGAGGAGATAACGAGAAGTTGCTGAGAAGGGCAAAGTTAGAAAAGATTGAACATCTCATGCTGCCTGCGACGGCGGTGCAGTTGCAGACGTTGATCGGTCTCGCTATGTCCCGGCGTGTTGACGTCATACCCCGTTTTTTATTGAATGATTTCGTGCAG AAATTGTACTCAGataaaaggaaggaaaagatgGAGTTGCTGAAGGGACTCACACTTGGACGAGATGACACACCAAACCTATCTCCTCTTCCTAGCAAG GAGGTTTTGATCGTATGGGGAGATAAAGACCAGATCTTTCCTTTGGAGATGGCTACCGAACTCAAGGA GCTTCTTGGACCCAAAACAAGACTGGAAGTGATAAAGAACACATCGCATGTACCACAAGTTGAAAATCCCATACAATTCAACAACATTGTAGAAAGCTTCTTGTGTGACTCCTGA